Proteins encoded within one genomic window of Epinephelus lanceolatus isolate andai-2023 chromosome 9, ASM4190304v1, whole genome shotgun sequence:
- the LOC117252868 gene encoding uncharacterized protein LOC117252868 isoform X1 yields the protein MPSRRKKNKRRMRRVQAQRRALEEQHAANPPVKASPGIAVCAPPAAAPKKAAPAPVAAPAPVPAPVAAPAPAPAPAPAPAPAPVAAPAPAPAPVPDKIPEVVPVAVPVVPTPVVEPEPVVQEPVVQEPVVEPVVEPVPVEAAVPEPEAVVLEQTPAEVEVEVPAPITEEAPVVETPPEEPSIVEAAIEQETQHIIPETEPVTEVEPPAETPAAAPVEPEIQTEEPTIITTETEQTLDVCEPETEVKTEEAVAEVEVEVSVTDGVAAPEPVTEAAEEPVVEAPTSDQVPAEAESATQEVVAEIVAEPVEEDIAEIPEPQQVTEAVVSLAAPVESEDDEAEIEVLAEEDAPEVPTEPVAVTEDAPAECVELPEVPVIVPAAPVEEIPDTQDIADSLVDDFVVTESVSAVEDAIAESAAVQPEIEEVSDTLNIQSEPVDVMPAEPEPVAAPAEEMVIDATPKQTCLDVLSEEPKPEICDMPCQMQLAVESVQLSSMEMTVEPSLNGHIVPEVSIEG from the exons ATGCCcagcaggaggaagaagaaCAAGCGTCGCATGAGGAGGGTG CAGGCCCAGAGGAGAGCCCTCGAGGAGCAACATGCAGCCAACCCCCCAGTCAAAGCGAGTCCCGGGATCGCAGTGTGTGCGCCCCCTGCAGCAGCCCCAAAGAAAGCAGCTCCAGCACCAGttgcagctccagctccagtaCCAGCACCAGttgcagctccagctccagctccagctccagctccagctccagctccagcaccagttgcagctccagctccagctccagcaccAGTTCCAGATAAGATCCCAGAGGTCGTCCCTGTTGCTGTCCCCGTTGTGCCGACCCCCGTAGTAGAACCAGAACCTGTCGTGCAAGAACCTGTCGTGCAAGAACCTGTCGTAGAGCCCGTCGTAGAGCCCGTCCCAGTCGAGGCAGCAGTGCCAGAGCCTGAGGCTGTGGTGCTGGAACAGACTCCCGCAGAAGTTGAGGTTGAAGTCCCAGCCCCAATCACTGAAGAAGCACCTGTCGTTGAGACTCCACCTGAGGAGCCCTCCATAGTCGAAGCTGCGATAGAACAGGAGACTCAACATATCATTCCTGAAACAGAACCAGTAACAGAG GTTGAACCTCCAGCTGAGACTCCAGCAGCGGCCCCTGTTGAGCCCGAG ATTCAGACAGAAGAGCCTACAATCATAACAACAGAGACTGAACAG ACGCTTGACGTCTGCGAGCCAGAGACTGAAGTGAAGACCGAAGAAGCAGTCGCCGAGGTTGAGGTGGAAGTGTCGGTCACAGACGGTGTCGCCGCACCAGAGCCTGTAACCGAAGCTGCTGAAGAGCCAGTGGTAGAAGCACCCACGAGTGACCAAGTTCCTGCTGAAGCAGAATCTGCGACACAGGAAGTGGTTGCAGAAATAGTTGCGGAACCAGTGGAGGAGGACATTGCAGAGATACCTGAGCCACAGCAGGTGACTGAAGCTGTCGTCAGTCTTGCAGCTCCAGTGGAGAGTGAAGATGACGAAGCTGAAATAGAAGTATTGGCTGAAGAAGATGCACCTGAAGTCCCGACTGAGCCCGTTGCAGTCACAGAG GATGCTCCTGCCGAATGCGTGGAACTCCCAGAG GTGCCAGTCATCGTCCCTGCGGCTCCAGTAGAAGAG atTCCTGACACCCAGGACATTGCTGACAGCCTGGTTGATGACTTTGTTGTCACAGAATCCGTCTCAGCCGTGGAGGACGCCATTGCTGAGTCTGCCGCTGTCCAGCCG GAAATTGAGGAAGTGAGTGACACCCTCAACATCCAGTCAGAACCTGTTGATGTGATGCCAGCTGAGCCTGAGCCTGTTGCTGCCCCTGCAGAAGAAATGGTCATT GACGCCACTCCTAAGCAGACATGTTTGGATGTGCTGTCAGAAGAGCCTAAGCCAGAAATTTGTGACATGCCATGTCAGATGCAGCTCGCTGTGGAGTCTGTGCAGCTCAGCTCAATG GAGATGACAGTGGAACCATCACTGAATGGACACATTGTTCCAGAGGTCTCTATTGAGGGCTAG
- the LOC117252868 gene encoding uncharacterized protein LOC117252868 isoform X2, with the protein MPSRRKKNKRRMRRVQAQRRALEEQHAANPPVKASPGIAVCAPPAAAPKKAAPAPVAAPAPVPAPVAAPAPAPAPAPAPAPAPVAAPAPAPAPVPDKIPEVVPVAVPVVPTPVVEPEPVVQEPVVQEPVVEPVVEPVPVEAAVPEPEAVVLEQTPAEVEVEVPAPITEEAPVVETPPEEPSIVEAAIEQETQHIIPETEPVTEVEPPAETPAAAPVEPEIQTEEPTIITTETEQDAPAECVELPEVPVIVPAAPVEEIPDTQDIADSLVDDFVVTESVSAVEDAIAESAAVQPEIEEVSDTLNIQSEPVDVMPAEPEPVAAPAEEMVIDATPKQTCLDVLSEEPKPEICDMPCQMQLAVESVQLSSMEMTVEPSLNGHIVPEVSIEG; encoded by the exons ATGCCcagcaggaggaagaagaaCAAGCGTCGCATGAGGAGGGTG CAGGCCCAGAGGAGAGCCCTCGAGGAGCAACATGCAGCCAACCCCCCAGTCAAAGCGAGTCCCGGGATCGCAGTGTGTGCGCCCCCTGCAGCAGCCCCAAAGAAAGCAGCTCCAGCACCAGttgcagctccagctccagtaCCAGCACCAGttgcagctccagctccagctccagctccagctccagctccagctccagcaccagttgcagctccagctccagctccagcaccAGTTCCAGATAAGATCCCAGAGGTCGTCCCTGTTGCTGTCCCCGTTGTGCCGACCCCCGTAGTAGAACCAGAACCTGTCGTGCAAGAACCTGTCGTGCAAGAACCTGTCGTAGAGCCCGTCGTAGAGCCCGTCCCAGTCGAGGCAGCAGTGCCAGAGCCTGAGGCTGTGGTGCTGGAACAGACTCCCGCAGAAGTTGAGGTTGAAGTCCCAGCCCCAATCACTGAAGAAGCACCTGTCGTTGAGACTCCACCTGAGGAGCCCTCCATAGTCGAAGCTGCGATAGAACAGGAGACTCAACATATCATTCCTGAAACAGAACCAGTAACAGAG GTTGAACCTCCAGCTGAGACTCCAGCAGCGGCCCCTGTTGAGCCCGAG ATTCAGACAGAAGAGCCTACAATCATAACAACAGAGACTGAACAG GATGCTCCTGCCGAATGCGTGGAACTCCCAGAG GTGCCAGTCATCGTCCCTGCGGCTCCAGTAGAAGAG atTCCTGACACCCAGGACATTGCTGACAGCCTGGTTGATGACTTTGTTGTCACAGAATCCGTCTCAGCCGTGGAGGACGCCATTGCTGAGTCTGCCGCTGTCCAGCCG GAAATTGAGGAAGTGAGTGACACCCTCAACATCCAGTCAGAACCTGTTGATGTGATGCCAGCTGAGCCTGAGCCTGTTGCTGCCCCTGCAGAAGAAATGGTCATT GACGCCACTCCTAAGCAGACATGTTTGGATGTGCTGTCAGAAGAGCCTAAGCCAGAAATTTGTGACATGCCATGTCAGATGCAGCTCGCTGTGGAGTCTGTGCAGCTCAGCTCAATG GAGATGACAGTGGAACCATCACTGAATGGACACATTGTTCCAGAGGTCTCTATTGAGGGCTAG
- the LOC117252034 gene encoding uncharacterized protein LOC117252034, with protein sequence MPFDYIPILEIFLGMLGFGLSIMFCTTFCRACSRYREEQIEREVWRRTEQDGRPPPIYFIPFHGSMSHQDGDDHPRAPRYSQENHTPPQYSNAAYSGPPPSYNELGLKPEDLPPAYTEYSVPVYPITPPPPSDMVQPQTQSQQ encoded by the exons ATGCCATTTGACTACATTCCCATTCTAGA GATCTTCCTGGGCATGCTGGGCTTCGGCCTCTCCATCATGTTCTGCACGACCTTCTGCAGGGCGTGCAGTCGCTACAGGGAGGAGCAGAtagagagggaggtgtggcGTCGCACTGAGCAGGACGGGCGCCCTCCTCCAATATATTTCATCCCCTTCCATGGGAGCATGTCACACCAGGACGGCGATGACCACCCCAGGGCACCTCGATATAGCCAAGAGAACCACACACCACCACAGTATAGCAATGCAGCCTACAGTGGGCCCCCACCTTCCTATAATGAG ctTGGATTGAAGCCTGAGGATCTTCCCCCTGCTTACACAGAGTACAGCGTCCCTGTGTATCCCATcacacctccacctccctcGGACATGGTTCAAccacaaacacagtcacagCAATAA